The genomic region AACCTCAGAGTTACCTGTTGACTCTTCCTTAAGgaagcttttttcatttctcctTTGTATTTGATGCTGGGATAACCTGACAGCTGCTGCAATGCCTTCTGATACTCCATCATGTTCAGCCTCTTCAATATCTACTGCAAAGGATGCAGCTCCTTGACCCAGAGCATATCTAAATTTTAATAAGGATTGAATAGACATGGaattataaggaaaaaagaaagagttgtAATGAGTTCAGACACTACGGtatgtttattaaaaatttcaccTACAAAAGGGACAGATCTGAGGTTTTACTTGAAACCAAAGAGAATGCagaaacacatgatccatgagCAGAATTGCCATATCAGCAAAACATCCAAGGTCATATGTAATATTAGCATACCATGGTCTAAAATCATTTAGAAATGACTCAAGTGAGCGGTCCTACAAAACTGTTCATGTACAATTCTTAACATCAACTTCGTGATTGTGACTGAAATGTAAAATATGACAAACCCTTTCAtattctacaaatatatcacACTGCACCACATGAACATctagaacaaaacaaaatggcTGTCCAAGAATAAATTTCCTTCAATTTTAGAATTCATGAGTTGTGAGAATTGCAGTTATGTACCAACATAAACCCAGAGATGCCAATACCCTTCTAAttcaaatgaagaaaaactctcagatcataaatatatacctCTAACTTTATATACCTAGATACATGCATATGTACATTacataaatatgtattttataCATGTACGTATATACATGGGTAATTgggtatgtatgtgtgtgtgcatgcaTCATAttcctttttatcattttttttttcaacagcCATTATAACATGCTCTCAAATAATATGCAAATGAAATTACAACAAATGTGAAGGTTCATGGTAGCATGAACCTTCACATTAACCAATCCATAGATACCACTCTattcagaatatattttttaattaaatgaaccATCCAATTCTATGCACTAAAGAGATTTTGTAGAATATCACTATAATCAATGCCAATAAAAAATTCTGTCACTATATCACTATAATCCATGATATTAAAACCATTTATGTTTTCTATAGTGCTTATTAAATAAAATCGATTTACAATTTTCAGATTCTGAGTACATTGTCTGCAAATTAGCAAGCCATCTTGGTTACGAGCTCTAACTCCTCCCAGAAATGAAGTAAAAATTCATCTGCCGTATGAAAAATGTGCAACTAAAGAATTTAGAAATGAGAAGAGATGAAACCAAGACACCAGCTTGAATTCTGAGAAGACAACAATAATGTATCTACAAATGGTCTTGCTAATATGATTTGTACAGAGTGACAGTCTATCTggaaaatttatgatttttttttaagcaactCCTTGACAATGTCATAGTTCTGTCTCACCTACTGATTCTTATCTGTTTCATTGGCTCAATCTAGTTAATCTATTGTCTCCTTCCTCTACGTCATCAGATTCAACACACAATGAATTGGGCACTGCATATTCATGTGGCTCAGGAACCTCAGATTTTGTTTCAGACTCTAGATTTTGGAAAtcataagaaaaaattgtttcagACTGGGGGTTGCAAATTGAGCTTCTTCTGTCATCTCCAACATCATTTTCACTGTAATAAGTCTCTAGATAAGCCTCATCTCCTTCCTCCTATAGCAGGGTGAAAAAGGGATGATATACAATGTTAGACTGGCTCTTATTTAAGAGAAAAATTAGCAGctctagaaaataaaacaataaataatatagaCCTCTGTGTCATCATCAGTAGAATATGCAGAATCTAGTTTGTCATACAAAGCTTCATCTCCATGGTCTTTCACAACCTCCATTTGTTCCTATAAATGAAAAACATGAACCAAATCAGATTTTATTGCAAACATGAGGGTTATACATATTTCTCAGCCAAATCAGATGATTCACTTTCAATCAAAAAAGTCAAATATATAAGAGGCCATACAATCTCAGATCTTattctctccacttttctctGAAGAGCTGAAATATGGATTAGGAGAGCCTGTTTgacaaaataaagacaaaaattaGCCATTGATCTCGGCATATATGTCAAGTAATAATTTAAAAGACCTTCTGTATATAAAAGGAGTCCATCAATGAGGCATAAAAGACCTTTATGCTTACATATGTATGCATGTACATATGTATACTGAACATGATAGGTTCAACACCAGGACCAATCAGCTGCCATGCCAGAAATGGAAACAGGCAAGGTCCactccagttttttttttttttgataatttgatagttgcaATAACAGGcaggggggatttgaaccctagtcATCTCTATTGGAAACATCAAAaagtgccaattgagctataaGGCTCTTGGCAACTGCTCCAGTTTTTACACACTTGCAGCTTGAGGAGCCCAAAAATCCAATTACGAAAGGGGCGCTGACATCCACGTGTGCTGGCACAGATCAGACCCCTACCCAGAACTACTCAGGGCTAGACTACTTATTGGTGAACTTCAGAGATTTAAACAAAATCTCAAAATGCACATGAGACATACTTTTTAGCTCCATATCTGAAAAGGCAGGAgatttgggtaaaaaaatatacaaattcgTTGACATACCTCACGTCTTTGTAGCTCAATTGAACGTGCCAAAGCCTTCCTCTTTGTCAAAAGATTCTTTGGCCTCAACAATGCAGGTCGCTTATAATTATTTCCCCGGAATACAATAATTGCATATCCTTTGGAAACTTTATCTACTGAAACCAACACACCTCCGCTCTCAGCCTCTAGTgctaatgcaattttttttacatggtCAAAAGTTTTAGCCTtcaccaagatcttaatcaatTCGCGGTACTTCCAATGCAGGTGCATGTTCTCCACCGTACCATCAAATACTCCACGTCTACCTGAAAGAAGAAATCACATTTCCATaaatattgctctctctctctctcacacacacacagattgTATACTCTGCAATAAAATCTTGATAAATATGATAGATAGTGTTTTACCAAGAAGTAAGAAAGCTTTCATCCGCAAACCTAATTTGCGAAACATAAACCTCTCCTCGTCAGTTAAGCTCTCTGGGTCAGCTTGCCGCTCTGCTGGTTTTAAAGACTCCTCTACTTTTGAAAGGGCTCTCTCTGCTCTCGCTACTTTTCGTTCAGCCTGACAGACAAAAATCCTAAGAGTTTTATTGAAGGAGACAAGAAAGGGACCATGTGATATAATGTTATTTGGTTTTTGAACTACTATGAAATACTCTTACAACATAATATCAATCAAAGGTAACATAAAACATGTAGCAAAGCTTGGGCATCAATAACACACATCACAATTCATATTTATACAAATTGCAAATTAAAGAAGAATTTCagagtgaaatttttttaacaaataaattcaCAGTGACTAAGAACTGAAAAACATGGCATCTAGTCATGAGATATCTGATATTAAAGCCATTGAGCCTGAGTTTTAAGGAACTCACAGCAGTGAGCTTATGTTCAAGCTTTCTAACAAGGTCAGCGTGCCTCATTACTTCTGCTTCcttcatcatttttttctcatgaCGATCATCCAGAGTCTTACCCCACCTAGCATCTGCGTCCAAAGTTTCCCCAAGTGTACCAGCAATTCCAGATTGCTCAGTTATTTCAACTCTTGGTATGATCAAGGCCGAAGCTCTCAACCGTGCCTGCTCCTCTTCATCTTGCAGTGACTTTGCCAACGTCTCCCTTTCTAGTAAGGCTTCAGTGACATCTGGTGACAAAAAATTCTTTCCTCTATAGAAAACCAAGAAGTCCTTGTTTCTTGACAGCAGAATGCCTCCTGTCAATTTCTGCAGCCAATGATCAAGATATAACTACTGATCACTCTACAAGGCTTGACTACATAACTAACATGGAATAAACGCATATAATCTGAGAAAGTTACCAGTAACTGTCTACATAATCAAGCCATGTGTGCATTTGATCTTAGATGGAAATAATAAGTTAAGGATCTACATCTGACTGGTCAGATTTCTCATATTAGTATACAAAATACGAGCCCaaaattctcaaaaagaaaGCATGCCATTTTAGTAATTAGTAAATaagatgagaggaaaaaaagagaagtgaGCTAGCAGGTGCATATTAGGGAAGAAGTACTTCCTAAAGTCAGAAAGGTTGGCTAGGTATATTTTATTACCTTGATCTCTTCAGCCATCCTCTCACTAGTAGTCAGTTGTACACCACGCTTTAGTGCAATCTTTGCAATTGAACTTCTTTCCCACAATTTAATCATAGCCATAGCTAGACCTTGGAGCTGCCTGTTTCTACCTGGAGACAGAATATTTCATACACAATTAAAAGAACATTTTCAATTTGATGTTAAGGAAAGCAAGAAAAGAGGCAAACCTAATGCAAAATGTGGAGGAAGAACCCTGGCAAGCCTTCGTAAATTTGTTGCATCCTTTGCTCCAAGCGTTGATCTAACTCCATAAGGAAGTACTCTGAATGGAGGTTGGTAACCAGAAACAACTGCTGGGAGCATATCTGCATCTACGGGTAATGGATCACACCCAGGCCAATCTGTGTACCTAGGACCCAGACCATCTAAAAGTTTGTCTACTTCATCCTCATACTTCACTTCTGGCAACGGTTCCCTGACTTTCTTCTCTACAGcagttgaatttgaatttgcttGGGGTGCTTGCACGTTACCATCAGTAACAGATTCAGAAGGACCCCTAGTAGTTTTTTCAGTAGCTGTTGGTAAGGAATTAGAAGGAAACTCTTTTTTCTTAAGTATTCTTTTGTTCAATTTCACCTCAGGAACCTCAAAGCTCACTCCTCTATACAGAGAAAGAGAAGTGCCAGACCTCCAAATCACCAGTCCACCAGTCTTTCTCTGCAAcacgaaaaagaaaattgttccaggaattgtttttttaatgaaatatgcAAATGACGATAATTCTTGCAATGAATAATTCTAGTATgtcttaataatttttctaaaatattttgtatgatATATTcgtaaaaaataattgtaatactAGCAAGGTAGCTGAGTgaacataaataaaagaaaacacaaaaggaaagattaaaatatttgaattacactatatatgaaaatgcaaCTACTCTAACACCAgtgcttaaaaataaaaaagtaaaaattccGGTATAGGACCTATACCTTTATCATTTACAAAACCATAACAATTTCCTAGCATCAATCAATATTTAACTAACTTCAAAGCCAGGCATAGCACAAGACCCTCTCAAAAATCTCTTAAATCAAATTGTCATGTCCTGTCCAGTATGGCCTTCTTTCACTGCATGTctattttaagtaaatttttttttgggggtgggggtTGAGTAACTATTTAACTATAATAGAGCTTGAATTAGGGTACATCTTCTTCTCAACAGAATGTAACATAAGCACTTCAATTTCCTACTTTTGATATGCTTCAATTCAACCTATAAGGGTTTGTGAGGCACATAGTTCTTTCCAGActatacctatcaaaaaaaaaagttcttgcCAGACTATGATTCTATGAAGAGCAAGGCAGGAAAAGCCTTGAAATTTGGTCTCTTTactcttccttttctctttacATTTTCCCCAAAAAGTTAAAatggaaacaatttttttacaattaaaatagaaacaatattcttaaaaataaaaaagagaagatgtAATTATAAGAACACAAACTTATAAGAAAATTTACAAGAAGCAAACCTCCAATATCTCATGCATTCTCTTCATATTCAGTGCAGCCGCACCTTCAAATTTCAGCCTTACAATCTCCGATGTCTTCCACCTCTCACGAATCATGTCCACGACCTCTTGAGTAACACCAGCACCCCCAATCCTTGTCTTGTGCTTCTTCTGAAATGTCAAAATCCTCAGCCTCCTCAACTCTGACTCTGGCAGAGTCAATTCAGCCAATGAAGTCCTACTCTTTCTCCTCGCCATAATCCCACCTTCCTCTTCCTTCTCCTTCGGCTTTTCCCACGGAAACCTTACCTCTCCATCACCTCCAAACATACTCTCAACCCCCAATGGCGATTCTGGCGAAAACCCACCTCTTGAATTCGGCAACATTCCTTCctcaacataaaatatatcctCCACAGACCCTTTTTCAATAACTCTCTCATTACCCTTCTCTTTACCCTCATTACCATCATCAATGTACCCGAATTTCTTCAGCTTCTCCACAATCTTCTCCATTGTACTACTGCTACCGCCACTACTACCATCACTCTTCACAGAGCTTGAATTCAACACATTGCCACTCCCACTCCCACTCCCACTACTACTACGATAATTGAACACTTCCTGGGGCTGTTTCGGGCCATTTTGTTTGTGGGTTTCATTCCATTTATCTATCCAATTACTACTATTGCTAGAAATGGGTCGGTTTGTGCTTAAAAAATGTGATTTCCTATGTGGGTCTTGTACAGAATTTGCATAGAAAGTGTgctttttgtaaggaatggagGAACTGTACCTGAAAAACTGGATAGAGGTGCCATGGAATTTGGAGAAGGAGCTCTGAAACGAGTCAAAGAAACTTGTTGCTGGGTGGAATTGACGACCAGGTGCAAGAGCCATAGCAACAGCACCTTAGAACTATTACAACAATCAAAGCAGCAAAACCCCAGTAGTTGATTTGCGAGCTTATTCAGATTTTTTTGGAGGCGTTTTGATATAATAAAGCAAAACCCAACtgataaatatatttctttaagcttctctctcagcttcttGATTATTATCCATGGCGGGGAGGATTAATATCTAGAGTCACGTTTGGCTGCGTGGGAATCCACACTCCATGCGTTTTAGGACATCCTCGCACCAGCATAAAATCTTTTCCTTACTTCTTGTTTGGCAGCAttacattttctcttcttttttttcttttttttcttttttttttaatacgttgggtaaaaaagtatataaaaataagtgtaaTATTGACTGAAAACTGTGGCTCAAAATACCTTACCAAATAGAT from Castanea sativa cultivar Marrone di Chiusa Pesio chromosome 11, ASM4071231v1 harbors:
- the LOC142617416 gene encoding CRM-domain containing factor CFM3A, chloroplastic/mitochondrial-like, with translation MALAPGRQFHPATSFFDSFQSSFSKFHGTSIQFFRYSSSIPYKKHTFYANSVQDPHRKSHFLSTNRPISSNSSNWIDKWNETHKQNGPKQPQEVFNYRSSSGSGSGSGNVLNSSSVKSDGSSGGSSSTMEKIVEKLKKFGYIDDGNEGKEKGNERVIEKGSVEDIFYVEEGMLPNSRGGFSPESPLGVESMFGGDGEVRFPWEKPKEKEEEGGIMARRKSRTSLAELTLPESELRRLRILTFQKKHKTRIGGAGVTQEVVDMIRERWKTSEIVRLKFEGAAALNMKRMHEILERKTGGLVIWRSGTSLSLYRGVSFEVPEVKLNKRILKKKEFPSNSLPTATEKTTRGPSESVTDGNVQAPQANSNSTAVEKKVREPLPEVKYEDEVDKLLDGLGPRYTDWPGCDPLPVDADMLPAVVSGYQPPFRVLPYGVRSTLGAKDATNLRRLARVLPPHFALGRNRQLQGLAMAMIKLWERSSIAKIALKRGVQLTTSERMAEEIKKLTGGILLSRNKDFLVFYRGKNFLSPDVTEALLERETLAKSLQDEEEQARLRASALIIPRVEITEQSGIAGTLGETLDADARWGKTLDDRHEKKMMKEAEVMRHADLVRKLEHKLTAAERKVARAERALSKVEESLKPAERQADPESLTDEERFMFRKLGLRMKAFLLLGRRGVFDGTVENMHLHWKYRELIKILVKAKTFDHVKKIALALEAESGGVLVSVDKVSKGYAIIVFRGNNYKRPALLRPKNLLTKRKALARSIELQRREALLIHISALQRKVERIRSEIEQMEVVKDHGDEALYDKLDSAYSTDDDTEEEGDEAYLETYYSENDVGDDRRSSICNPQSETIFSYDFQNLESETKSEVPEPHEYAVPNSLCVESDDVEEGDNRLTRLSQ